AGCACacattttttaaaccaaaataaaggtttttatggatgtggaaCATGTTTGGCATGCAGGAGCACTAAGAGTAAAAAAAGACACCTAGTTGATTTGAAAGAGCACATTAATAAGGATTTTAATATTAGGGACCAATTAACCTGTTTTTCAAAGGGAGTGATCTACGTATTAAAATGCCCCTGTAACTTACTGTATATAGGGAGAACTATAAGATGTCTGCACACAAGAATTTCGGAAcatataagaaatattaaaaacgGAGTGGAAACACATAGTGTGTCTAACCATTTTAAGAGATATCATCAGAAAAACCCTGATAATCTGTTTTTTTGTCCGCTGAAAACAGTTAAAAGAGATTGGAGGGGGGGCGATTTTAATCAAAAAATAGGGAAAGAAGAGATGcaatttatatacaattttaatacTCTTGCACCCCACGGGTTAAATTCAGATTTTGAGGTGTGTCACTTTTTTTAAGATGCaagagaaaatgttttttactGCATGCTGCTATGAGTTTTTTCACAATATAAGGGTGGAAAACTATTGCTTGTTCATATGTATAAGCTGATTTATTGCTCTTCTTAATTGCCAGTAGTAAGATTTGAATATCaattatcatttattattatggtttgttatataattttagatatcttatttgtatatttttttatatgtatattcttAGAGGCTATTTATTTCACAGCCATCTATCCCCTCTGCATTCTGGTGGAATAAGAAAAAGAGATCACTCCTTAGAAATTAGTTATTGAAGTGTTTTATTCTTCCTTTTTATGAGGCTATACGGAGGGACTATTTGGTTCTATGTTTAAATAAGAGACTGGTTTCCCTATACGGTACAGCACACGAGTGTGCGATTGGTGATCGGCATCTGAGGCCAGGAAGTGATGAAGATGACGAAGTGGAACGCAATGATGCGTTCCAAATGAAAGAAACCTCTaacccggaagtgatttggaACGCACAGTGCGTTCCACAATGGAATACGCCGGAACCCGTAAGTGGAAGGACGGAATTCGAGAAAAAGCCGCCAGAAAGGAGAATTAACTTTTATACCGATTGACAAAGCCCCacataggggcgaaacgcgtttcggactatCCTATCAGCCACTTGGCTGTTTCCTTATACAGCAGTAATAGCTGGATATCTTTGTTTTATtccgtttttaaaaaaaaaaaaactagtgtttttttattgtacttttaGATATATTTTCTTAATAAATTTATTGGCTATTTATGCCATTTACCTCATATTGGAGAGTTGTACTAACTTTTTTTGTATAACTGGGCACATCCATTCATCTTGGATCCATCTGAATATCGAGTGGGACCAGTGATCCAgttaggagagggacatccttctaaaaacgtcccaaggcgataccagtgagagtcacatataattggctccacgtttgtgagtacctcatttGAAAACTCTACATTGTCCAGTTAcattaactgtattacactattgtgtgtgttatatattttacagatacAACCAGAAGTGTGTTTTACCATCTATTGTATGTATCAAATTATTGTGGGATAATCACTGTCTTAGAACCTGTTGGTGTATGGAGCTGTATCACTTGGCCAGTGAGCCACATATGGCTACAAATTGGGAACAAATTGGGGACACGCAAgcgaaaaattaatttaaaaaaaagcatcTGTTCAAAAAGGTCCAGATAATTACTGCACCAACATAGAGAACGTGGGCACTGATCTTTGGACGGTAAAAACTGATGGACCCCCATTGGGACAGCATCAATCACATTTATTCTAGAAACGGAAATCAGAGCACCGTGGTGATCATTTAATTACACACTCCAAATGTAGAAATGATATAATTTCAGCTATAAGACATACAGTGGCTCCTCATTtgtttattaaaaatgtaaaataaagttttgaaGATTTAAAAACCCTGAGAGTGATTAAATGTGATAAAACAATCTGAAGTGGGCATAACATTATTAAATACTTTGATGGAAAGCTGTAAGTTGTGAAAAATTGTGATAAAAGGATAATGGACAAGGAAACGATATACTTTTTCTATTGACTAACTTGGCACATGTTTAACACAGAGATACATATTTTCCATTGAATGCTCAGCACCAATTTACATACATATAAAcgtgcattttaaaatgtataattacaATCCTTCGTCTACTGTTTCATCTGCTCCACGATTTAATATTTAACTTAAGGTTGTCTACTTGGAATCAAAAATAGGTTAGATTATCAGGGAAAATTGCATATCCAAATAATCATTGTGAAAAACAGTGAgttaacagaataaaaaaaaaaaaagaaaaaaaaaaaagttaagttttaggAAACCGAGTTGGCAACCTTTTGGCTTAGCAAAAACAGTATCAActtacataaaaacaaacaaaccacaaaaaaaagaaagcccTTCAAAATATGTAACATAAAATAATTGTCGGAGTCTCCAGAGATTATACTATGCGGGGAAGGCCATTAAACACCTCCCCAGAATTCTGGGTAGATCCTTCCATGAACACAGGTGAATTGCCAAGCATAACTAACAGAGATATTCACTAatttgagaattcaaaatgaggccaaaatagacaaacgGGAAAAATCCTCCAAGTTAGCTATGCttacagtttggctactctggccttcaaactgaagttcactttgaattttcactatagtaaataaccctgttcgaAATAAACTATCCAATATTCAAGAAATGATTGCTAATGACACGAGCAAAAGTGAACAGAATGTCTAACCTCCAACTTTACGATTATTTTTTTTGAGTGTGACATGATTGTTTCCTTTCactaggtcatgtcaaacttaaTTCCAGTTGATTCTGTTATACATTTTGATGTGCAATTGCTTTCAATTAttgacataaaggcatacagagtGTCCTTGTACAAATTTCACCTCAGTGGTGTTTATACTGTACATAGAGCAGTGTAGGTTAATCCCATACTCCCAACATACAGGTCCTCTAGTCTGAATAGTGTTCATACTCCTCTTCACAGTATAAATAACCAATTAGAGTTCCAGTGAAGGTAGGTCACAGGTTTCAGATTTTGTAGCTACTGCAGAATGCACACTCTTCATTGTCATGCTTCTGCATGAAGAGCCATTTAGACTACAGGCTTGTAAAGTCTCATCCTGATTTCATATCATGTTTGAAGGGTCCCCAtaataaaatgaatgcagcttttcTGATTATTCCCTTGTTGACTGGGTGAACTCAATCTTCACCAAATCTTTTTCTGCCCAGCAGTAAAGCCATTATTCGGTTCCTGGTCAACAGCTTCAGTTACAaggatatgtttttttgtttttatatacttcCATAGCGAGTCTCTTGAGGACCCAGGCTGACTGCTCCCCATTCCACAAAGAAAAAAGAGATGGTACCAAAGAAACCAAATACGACCATAATAAGCAGCTGCCACTGTAGTAGAAGGTAGTTACTATAAAAGAAGGCAATGGCTGCACTAATGGActgcaaaagaagggaaaaaagacAAGTTACATTCACATGCATCTATATGCTTTCacttgtaataatatatatatatatatatatatatatatatatatatatatatatatatatatatatatttattaataaataaataaaagttctaTAAATACATGCATTCCACAACAAGATGTGATTAAAAGATAAATGCTAATCAGAACCAGAATGTGGGGTAAGCTTAACCTACTAATTATACATGGTAGCACTGGTATAGTTTAAAGTGAAACTGAAAGGGAAAATGTAACTtgctgtaaagggacactatagtcaccagaacaactaccgcttattgaatttgttctggtgagtagaatcattaccttcaggctttttgctgtaaacactgtcttttcagagaaaatgcagtgtttacattacagcctagtgataacttcactggccactcctcagatagcggttagagatccttcctaggtcatggctgcctaaaatgcatccaaaacattctaagtatctcctccctctatgaggagatgctgattggccagggctgtgtttgaatcatgctggctctgcccctgatctgcctctttgatagtctcagccaatcctatggggaagcattgtgattggatcagactaccacttctgatgatgtcagcagactgcttgtttttctgaggcaaacagcctGCAGAGTTACAGTTTCAGGCTTGAATactgtaagattttgctatatttatggaggcatgaggggcccaggggggctagatggtggttttaacactatagggtcaggaatacatgtttttgttcctgacccctatagtgatcctttaaatcgccccatatacattgaatacattatATATCAGAGATACAGGATGTAATCAATGGAAATTTTCAAGATATATTTAACTTAACTTACCTTTGTTCCAGCGCCATCATCTCCAGAGCTTTGGGAGTGTCACTATCCACTTCAGTCCATCCTAGTTCCTCCCGTGGTCTTCTtatatttgccctgcttgggagcTCTTCCCCAAGAAGGGCAAACCGCATCAGTGACGCCAATATGCTGGTTTGGATGCCAGCAAAGAGATGTCAGTCTCTTCGTTCCCAACACTTCCTAGCGGCTAGCCTATACTGCCTAGAGTAATCCAGAATATAGATCTTCTTCATACATGTAGAGGCAAAAagaaagcagacagtgcagacaaTTGAGCTATTTATTAGTAGAATTGCACTTACACAAACGAAGATTTCTAAAGCATATCTCCACATCCAGTGGTATTAAGGAGTAATGTATGAAGAAGATCTACATTCTGGATCACAGCTCCATTTACTTTGCAATTACCCTCTCTGACGGGAGATAAGTCTGAATCTTATTCCTTcttaaataaacataatattcattatattctaaataataatgttttatttactttgatgCAATTTTCCACCATGTTTAGTGTACAGCTATCtccttttgttttctatttttactgaccTCAAAATATATCCCAGAAAGATTTGCTTTTGGAATATATCAGATAGATATGGGTAAACACCAGGTCTGCTTGGAGGTCACTGTGAGTACATGCCCACCCCCGCCCCAAGGTTGAAGTAGTATATGACCTGTGCTATGAAAAATGTACATTACCTGAACGAACTTAAAGATTGCGAATGCAGGTGCGCTGTCCTCGGCATACAGAGACCCCAGAATACTTAGAAGCTGCGTATTAAAACAGCTATCACCTAGGCCCAAGAGAAAACTGCTGAACAGGGCCAGGAACTGGCTGCAAATGGAAATAAAGACTGTTAGAATAGACAAATAAGGCACAGATATCAATAAAACTGGAGCAATGACCTCCAATGTCCATTTAATTGCAGCTTAGTAATTGCACCAACGTtccgattaaagggacactatagtcaccaaaacaacttttttagcttaatgaagcagttttagtatacAGGTCTCACTGATaaatgctctgccatttaggagttaaatcactttgtttatacagttctagtcacacctccctgcatgtgacttacacagccttcttaaacacttcctgtaaagagagaactAATGTTTAAAACTTACTTTACTGAACTGATCTGTTTAACTacgaatttcttatctcctgatcTATTGAAAGCCTTCTAGGCTTTGCAGAAGCCTGCTGCGTTtgatcaaagttcaatttacagagcaggcggTAAAAACAtctaaggaccgcggacgtacgaggtaatggtatgccatgatgggattAATTTTCCCCCCTTGGGCTGCTGTAAAGTCCCAaaagcaacataggcccagcaaaccaatctggcaaatttcaatgtgcaaacatgaaaaaggggaaagccctacatttgacccctgtaagtttgcaaaataaacataaaacctgtacattgggggcactgttgtactcgggagatgttgctggacACATTGGGGTGTGCTTTGTCAGTAACCTAGAGTtcctttgttttaaaaaaaaaaaaaaaatgtattttgtgtcAAAGTATTGATATCAACAAGCTGAGTTACATGGGAAGCATTGGTGTGGGATGCCTACAACAAAGACTCAGTCTGACTTCCCCTGCTGAATTAATGTGATATAGCATTCTTTTTTTACATTggttacaaaaatatattttctttgaaCCACAGTGCTTTAAAtgcaacattaaaaataatatatattaaataatcaaAAGGTTTAAAGATTTCTGTCTGGTTGCCGTTACAGTTAGTTCAAGGATATTTCACAAGGTGGGTGTGTGGAAATCAATAATACTTGAGCTTGGGACATCAATGatgaatttctttttttccttcaaaCGTGATCAATAATTAATTGACTTGGGGGGAATCAATGGGGGAGATTTATAAAAGTGGAATATATCTGAGAGAACAATGGAATAGACATGATGAATAAAGGGAGTGATTTTTAGTTGTGAAAAAAGGCTAAAAACCTGAACCAgtgaatgtagaaaaaaaaaaaaaaaaaaaaaaacatttcagaaaGGATAAgagattataaaaatataaacatgggCTGCACCCATTGAgactagaagaaaggagattACGCTTACacagaggaaagggttctttacattGAGAACAACAAGGATGTGGAACTGATTGCTTAAAGAGATTGTTTTATCAGATTCTTAAAGATTTTGAACCAATATTTCAATCATATTTTGGAAAAAGAGAAATTCAAATATGTAATAGCTAAATTACTTAAAGTAAGCTTTAACAAGTAAAATATTAGATCACAAGCTAAAATGTACTGACCATTTCATTACTGGTAATGCCACAGGCGTCAGTTATGTATTCTATATTAATATTGAATATATATCTAAATAACATTTCAGGTATTGTACACATTTAGTTATTTGTCTGCGGTATTAAAAAACTTAGTAACAGTGCTTATTTGGCTTTATTTGGCATAACTGATGAACAAGGAATCGAGGGGTTTGTGGTGCTCATTCTGCACATGCGCAAATACTTAGAAGTATTTTGGGGTATTAGCAAATTCAATGCCTCAGATGACTTGAATACACTTTTAGAACAATTGTGTGTCAAATGGTCCTGTTAAGGTGTCTGTAACGCTCTGTGATCACTGAAAGTTGAATATTTAAGGAACGTTATAAGTTCCTATAGCGCCGTTGATGGCTAAATAAACCACTTGAATTTATTGCGGAGGGCTAAGGGACCTTTCTTTTTGTCCACTTTAATGTCCACTGGGGTTTGATATAATTCCTCCCTGTGGTAATGACAAATGGTGTAATGTGGTTCCAGCTGTTGAAATCTCTATTTTAATGGTTGTATAGTTTTGACAACTGCAgcaattttttttacatgagAGGGTCAGACATTTTATGACAGCCGTGTTGTGGAAGGCATTTTAAATGACACAAACAACTGTAATATCTGTAAATCTTTGTTTAAGATGTATATCAGTGAAGAGCTTAGGATAGGCAATAGTTCAAATTTTCCACTAACAAGTAGAAACACCCTGGTGGATATGTCATGGTTTGCAATGGTAAGCAAGGCCTGACTAGTAGCCTAGTGCTTCAATGTCTACGTCTTGTTTTATATTACagaacgtgtgtatatatatatatataaacttaggAGACATTTAAATGAATAGAAGATTGCATGCACAAATTAATAGTACAAGATAACCGTGGTTGAGTAAATTACTTACCTGGGATCTACAAATGCACGGCTAGGTGTCCCTTCTCTGGAAGCAATTGGGGCATCATTGGGAATGTTTAGGAATATTAGGTAGAAAGCCAGAAAATGAACAACAAGTCCAAGAAGGAAGACTGGATTCCGTCCAAAACGACTGTTCCTGCTGAGCAACCCAAAAACGCCACCACCTGCACAGTTTAGATAGGGAAGAATataatgaaaaacacaaaaacactggTTGCAAACAAGACATTACTTTGCAAGAATTCACATGGAAAGAGCACTGCAATTCATGTGGAAAGATTGCTGCAATTTATCAAAACTAGTTTAAACTATATTTCTGCTTTGCGTAGTAGATGTAATAACGGGCTATTCACAAAAGACCAAATTACATACGGGTACATTCGGACTGGGAACTCtggacattgttcacactattttACAATGTCCTGTTTTTGCAATTCAGGTTGCAATTTGGTGCAGATATCACCGGACGACTGAAACCCGGACGGAATGCTTCAAATTCAGGTCTGTAAAAAATAATAGAAGATCCATATAGATATACTATCTAGGGTATATGGATCACGCtgtcaatataatataatagtgaATAGATGGACTATGTACTATAAATGTGTACCTAACTTAGTAGTTACCGTATTAATTCATGGGTGCTTATATGCATTTAGGTAAACATTTTtggaaaacatatatatacaacaaaaatatgttatatataaGGAAATAAACAACTTGTGTAAATCCCTATGTAGAGATCTGTGTGTCCCCAGTCCAAATGCTGCTCTTAATAGATTTCCCTATACTCCTCAAATTAAGTTTAGTAGAGAATACCCAAAAATAAAAGAGCAAAAGCGGAGTGAAACTAGATAATCAAAccaatttattaaaagtaaaaaaaaaaaaaataaaaaaaaattaaaaacatattacAAATCTTAACTGTAGGTCTACATATCATAAACTATAACATAAGTGGTAATCAATCTTTCACAGCGTCCAGCAACCTTTAAGATTGGTGCTGGTTTGTGAGTATTCTGTGATAACTTTCGTTTTTAGATACATACAATCTCTTCTTAGTCCCTCGTGACTAGTTGTGGTAGAGAGGTTCTTATAACCGTATTCAAAGTGTCTGGTAGTGGAATAAATCCAAGTACTACACTTGTTGTGCCTCCAGCGATTTATCGATGAATATTCCCTGTGGTGTTAGCTGGGGTATAAGTGTCAACCAATGAGTACCCGTTCCCTGAGGAATCCTCATTGAAAAAAATGCTGGAGGCATACCTGGACCCTTAGACCAGCCTCCTCTTTTGATAAACTGTAACTAATACAGAAGTTTCTATTTCACATTATTAGGGGCATCAATTCAAcccaaataaaacaaatgtaatagATCTACTGTGGAAAAGGAAGTTCTGCTTTTGACATATAAAAGAAGAGGGGCTACTCTACCATTGGATGATGCTGGGAACTTCTGGCATGATAATCACCACAGCACTACAGTAGTTATGGTTCCTAAAAGTTATTTAGTGTATGACAGTTTACTCCATTAAGAGGCAAATGCAAGTGTTCTCTACGGCAACATTGCACAATATCAATAgttaaactacaaataataaaacaCCAATTAAGATGTACAGTGATTCTTCCCTAATTCTTGCAAACTACATTTATAATGAACTGTAAAAAGCATAACAACCAACCTAACACTTCCCCAAGGCCAACAGATATCCCTGACAATCCTATTAAGCTTTTGGCTTCACTTCCAAATGAGTTGATGGCTCCGATGCAGGTTCCATAGACACCAGAGTAAAATGTAAGTtccaaaccttaaaaaaaaaataaaataaaaaaaaataaataaaaaaaaaaaatacataaataaaaatgtaacaataaGTACATAATATGATTTCACAGATTATACATGTAAAGTTTGCCAAAGATGTAGAAAAATGTATGCAGACTAAATGTGCCAATTGTTTCTCTCCGCTATAcagtttatgttttcatcttttggAAATAAAAAGGACAGTGAAAATCCAATAAACATTCTCAAACATTCTGCTTCTGTGTTACTAGCGAAACAAAATAGCATCTATGTCTAGGAATGAATTTCCAAAACGGATGGAAAATTCTAAATATAGGGTCAGAATAAAACTGCATTGCCACCTACAGTATATGTGGCCATtcagtatttaagggtttttgtcaccttctggggtctttgcatattttgcaataaCCTATATAGTCACTTCGCCGCTTGATGTGCTTTTCCCCAGGGGTACAGCTGAGTTTAGATATACTCACCGGATGATGAAGAAAGAAGTCAGGACCTGAAGAAAGAAGACGGAAGCCGCCATCTTCTTCCTTCAGCGTCTGGCTCGTCATGTGCCAGCAGcccgtgtcagtgctgcacactcacACATGAGTGAAAGCTCAACACTAAGGTCTATGGAGAATCCCACAAGATCACAGAAGCCTCCATTAGATGTTATCTAGCAACAGTTTAAGGAAGTGGCAAAACTTTCAGGTGGAAGTTCCGTCTTTTGTATCAAAAATACATACTTTTGTGttatgaaattccaacacagtctttatgagtatttcataaagatagtttTATATGAAATGctcaaattgtttttattttgtgttttttttttggggaggtgggggggttgAAAAGCTTTAAAATATAAGTGCAACCTGCAAATTTTACTGCTGCCTGGTGCACATAAGCCTTGTAATTGGCAAAAAGCCCTTACCCGCACAGTCAATTTTTTAACTAGTGCATTAAAGGGGCTTTCCAGTCATACTCCAGGCACTTACAGGAGAGCACTTTGCTACGTGTTAGATACAGCAAGCCGTCTTTGTTGCTTTAAGAGTACAGCAAATAAGCAACATGGGAGTATCAGGAAATGTTGGGATACTGGTTTGCCTCGTTTATAAACAAAACCAAATGCATGTATACACAGAGTTCAAATAAATGCAGGTTTACACAgaactcaaaaagaaaaaaaccaagCCAGATAAAAACCTTGCATCCTTTTAAAACATGATCACCAAAAATATACTTGCCTGTATAAGCCATTGATACGCTCAGTAACAGCATCTCCTTTGTTACAGACAACTTCATAGATCTGGCTGGAAAAGAAAGACCATAGTTGGTAGGAGGAGGTTAGTGGGTGACAAAATGATACCCAAAATACtaaatgaattataaaaaaaaaaattaaaaaaaaaatcaggcttcTGATCAGAAACTCACTGAAGGCATGCAGGGCTCTAGATGTGTTGCTTTGTGAAGACCTGCAGAGGAAAAGGAGAAGCCAATAAGTGAGGGGATACACAGCTAAATTAGAATAAGATGCAGTGTTAAAgtctaaatatataaattaaaaaaaaaaaagtacattggtAAATGCCTGACAAACAAATTTATCCAAGCTATGTCTGAATGCAGATTGAAAAGAGGCACGCTATGAGtcgacatttttaaatttttgtagtAAAATAACAATATAGCATATAAACGTGTTTTCCTAATGCTAGAGTGCCCTACTAAATATTTAGGTGTTCCTCTCCCACCCAGTTTGGGATAAAACACTGACAATTTACTCACATTATAGCCCAAAAGTCTTCACGTTGCCTGGTGACTAGCTAAacataattcccagattttactagtaacatgacgtaaagtcatgattttattaaagacacggaggcgagtattatgcataactctttctttatttcctcagcagcaaagatagaggaatataaatattgtcaaaatgaaagaaaaaactgaacaggcataacaggcagccaatcacataacagaggaagtagctatataagtcctgtgtctcccacaatccccctctttcttgcgaaaaccgaagaccaggtaagataacgatgtcccacttgatccaaacaggaaacgggaaacaatacgaaaacttcaagctaaaaaagatagaaaaatatggtaatttccaaactcaaaactgtagacttaccaaacataaccgtgaggagccatacaaaaaactgtattctgaaatagaaaaatatataaaattaggacCCAGCATAAAATGTTCAAGATCATCCAAAACATGATgcaaatacatgatataaatacatgatataaatacagacctaattgaaaaacatacctgaatagcaccgaagcatctcctttcccagaatccacaccgggagggtgggcgggaataatactcgcctccgtgtctttaataaaatcatgactttacgtcatgttactagtaaaatctgggaattttattaaagacacggaggctcatattatgcaagttcaaagctgtgccactactcgagatgcgatgtgttcaattggtctgaaatagaaatctcgaaaggtcaattctctggaccagtccgccgctcgcataatgtcttctagacgacatccgactgaggatgctttcgaagccatcgcgccccgcacagaatggggcgtaaaaacagaggtgtctatacctgcagaagatagtagccaacgcacccaacgtgccagagtaggtgtcgaaaccggccggtgaggtgacttaaaagataagaacaaatcatgtagatcagcggagcgaagggaatgtgtagcatccagataaactttgacgcaatccactgggcagagtgccggacaaccagaaaacctcgggtaagtaaacgacttggatgcagacttcgtcctcctggatatgtcaaaagtaacaccttctggggtgaatgcaacggcgtcccaatccagggccctgacg
Above is a genomic segment from Pelobates fuscus isolate aPelFus1 chromosome 6, aPelFus1.pri, whole genome shotgun sequence containing:
- the MFSD11 gene encoding UNC93-like protein MFSD11, whose amino-acid sequence is MTPERTKLFNILILGFAFMLMFTAFQTCGNVAQTVISSLNSTEFNGSGYTSLAIIYGVFSASNLIAPSVVAIIGSQLSMFLSGLIYSAYIAMFIQPFTWSFYTLSVIIGIAAAVLWTAQGACLTVNSNEETIGRNSGIFWALLQFSMLFGNLYIYVAWKGEVVISETDRRSVFIALTVISLVGTVLFFLIRTPSSSRSQSQEDDGGSDSGLSAEGNMSSQSNTSRALHAFTRSMKLSVTKEMLLLSVSMAYTGLELTFYSGVYGTCIGAINSFGSEAKSLIGLSGISVGLGEVLGGGVFGLLSRNSRFGRNPVFLLGLVVHFLAFYLIFLNIPNDAPIASREGTPSRAFVDPSQFLALFSSFLLGLGDSCFNTQLLSILGSLYAEDSAPAFAIFKFVQSISAAIAFFYSNYLLLQWQLLIMVVFGFFGTISFFFVEWGAVSLGPQETRYGSI